A single genomic interval of Prochlorococcus marinus XMU1406 harbors:
- a CDS encoding undecaprenyl-diphosphate phosphatase: MEYLKFILYGLIQGFTEFIPVSSTAHLKVISLFLGIDDPGASLSATIQLGSVIAIAWYFRNDIFNFRSQSSKKIYEYILHQRLYWSVLIGTIPIVLLGGSIKLFFPYFFDSVLRSNLSIALVSFLMAFFMYLADSSKRGSINIKNHNYSDSFLIGFFQAFAIFPGVSRSGITISSALISGWERGDAAKFSFLLGMPAISIAAIVEFISSFNEFFSLGFLPLFVGLVSTFLSSLLAIDFLIKYFSSNGLKIFIIYRVIFGVVILLNL, translated from the coding sequence TTGGAATATTTAAAATTTATTTTATATGGCTTAATACAAGGTTTTACGGAATTTATTCCTGTAAGTAGTACAGCTCATTTAAAAGTTATTTCTCTTTTTTTAGGTATTGATGATCCTGGAGCCTCTTTGTCCGCTACTATTCAACTTGGAAGTGTTATTGCTATAGCTTGGTATTTTAGGAATGATATTTTTAATTTTAGAAGTCAGTCTTCAAAAAAAATTTATGAGTATATCTTGCATCAAAGATTATATTGGTCTGTTTTGATTGGGACTATCCCAATTGTTTTGCTTGGCGGGAGTATAAAATTATTTTTTCCTTATTTTTTTGATAGTGTTCTTCGTTCAAATTTATCAATAGCATTGGTCTCATTCCTAATGGCTTTTTTTATGTATTTGGCAGATAGCTCTAAAAGAGGTTCTATTAATATTAAAAACCATAATTATTCAGATAGTTTTTTGATAGGTTTCTTTCAGGCATTTGCCATTTTTCCTGGTGTTTCAAGATCGGGTATTACTATTTCTAGCGCTCTAATATCAGGATGGGAAAGAGGCGATGCTGCGAAATTTTCTTTTCTACTAGGGATGCCAGCTATCTCTATTGCTGCGATTGTTGAGTTTATTTCTTCTTTTAATGAATTTTTTTCATTAGGTTTTCTCCCTCTTTTTGTTGGTCTTGTTTCGACATTTTTGTCCTCTTTATTAGCTATTGATTTTTTAATAAAGTATTTTTCTTCTAATGGATTGAAAATATTTATTATCTATAGAGTTATTTTTGGTGTTGTAATTCTTCTGAATTTATAA
- a CDS encoding sugar phosphorylase produces MKQIDSEKKLDRLKIYKLLKTIYSNNTTEEINFISNQLLQILDDFSEKSAYEEIKDRERWNESHSVLITYADSVYKNGEATLTTLKDLLSKHFGSLSKVVHILPFLKSTSDGGFAVSSYDSLEEKFGGWDDLKSISKNHDLMADLVLNHVSSSHPWVQQFIKSQEPGISNVFSPKHNLDWSNVVRPRSSSLFSQINTNDGPKQVWTTFGPDQIDLNWHNPKMTLEFLNLIITYLSNGIKWFRLDAVGFIWKESGTTCLHLPKAHSIVKILRVLLNNLLEDGVLITETNVPQKENLSYLIPNDEAHMAYNFPLPPLLLEAIISSKADILNSWIYDWPILPDNTTLFNFTASHDGVGLRALEGLMNEQRIKDLLINCEKRGGLVSHRRLSNGNDKPYELNISWWSAMEDSSRDSKRFQYERFILSQLLVMALKGVPAFYLPALLASENDIKSFSMTGQRRDLNREKFKAENLSAVLNNPESNANKNLKYLRNAMNVRSELKQFHPCSNMKCLSKDRSDIVVIKRGKGLTSVFAIHNMTENKINYQLNDNDLPKIIDNDFNTHDFLTSTKYNCKNISLDPFQVVWLSAL; encoded by the coding sequence GTGAAGCAAATTGATTCAGAGAAAAAATTAGATAGATTAAAAATTTATAAATTGTTGAAAACAATTTATTCAAATAATACTACAGAAGAAATTAATTTTATTTCAAATCAATTATTACAGATTTTAGATGATTTCTCAGAGAAATCTGCTTATGAAGAAATAAAAGATAGAGAAAGGTGGAATGAATCTCATTCGGTTTTGATAACTTATGCTGATAGTGTTTACAAAAATGGTGAGGCAACATTAACTACTCTTAAGGACTTGTTAAGTAAACATTTTGGCAGTCTTTCTAAAGTTGTACATATTCTTCCTTTTTTGAAATCAACAAGCGATGGAGGTTTTGCCGTTTCAAGTTATGATTCCCTAGAAGAAAAATTTGGTGGATGGGATGATCTCAAAAGTATTTCAAAAAATCATGATTTGATGGCTGATTTGGTATTAAACCATGTTTCATCCTCTCACCCATGGGTTCAACAATTTATTAAATCTCAAGAACCAGGGATATCAAATGTTTTTTCACCCAAACATAATCTTGACTGGTCAAATGTAGTTAGACCAAGAAGTTCCTCCTTGTTTTCTCAAATAAATACAAACGATGGCCCTAAACAAGTTTGGACAACTTTTGGTCCAGATCAAATTGATTTGAATTGGCATAATCCAAAAATGACTCTTGAGTTCTTAAATTTAATTATTACTTATTTATCTAATGGAATTAAATGGTTCAGGCTTGATGCTGTAGGTTTTATTTGGAAGGAATCAGGGACAACATGCTTACATTTGCCAAAAGCACATTCAATTGTAAAAATTTTAAGAGTTCTTTTAAATAATCTTCTAGAAGATGGAGTTTTAATAACTGAAACTAATGTTCCTCAAAAGGAAAATCTATCTTATCTGATTCCTAATGATGAAGCCCATATGGCATATAATTTCCCATTGCCTCCTCTTCTCCTAGAGGCAATTATTTCTTCAAAAGCTGATATTCTAAACTCATGGATTTATGATTGGCCAATATTACCTGACAATACTACTCTATTCAATTTTACTGCATCACATGATGGCGTTGGTTTAAGAGCTCTTGAGGGTTTAATGAATGAGCAGAGAATTAAAGATTTATTAATTAATTGTGAAAAAAGAGGAGGATTAGTAAGTCATAGACGTTTATCAAATGGTAATGATAAACCTTATGAATTGAATATTAGTTGGTGGAGTGCAATGGAAGACTCCAGTAGAGATTCTAAAAGATTTCAATATGAGAGATTTATTTTGAGTCAATTATTAGTAATGGCTCTGAAAGGGGTCCCTGCATTTTATTTACCAGCATTACTAGCTTCAGAAAATGATATCAAAAGTTTTTCTATGACAGGTCAAAGAAGAGATCTAAACAGAGAAAAGTTTAAAGCAGAAAATCTTTCAGCCGTTTTAAATAATCCTGAATCTAATGCTAATAAAAACTTAAAATATCTTCGTAATGCTATGAATGTCAGGTCAGAATTAAAACAATTTCACCCTTGTTCAAATATGAAATGTTTGTCTAAAGATAGAAGTGATATTGTTGTAATTAAAAGAGGTAAAGGTCTTACGTCTGTTTTTGCAATCCATAATATGACTGAAAATAAAATTAATTATCAATTGAATGATAATGATCTACCAAAAATAATTGATAATGATTTCAATACCCATGATTTTTTAACATCCACTAAATACAATTGCAAAAATATTAGTCTTGATCCTTTTCAAGTGGTTTGGCTTAGTGCTTTATAA
- a CDS encoding DUF1830 domain-containing protein: protein MVEFSYKNEGARMVVLRCIGPSNFFLERVLFPTDILTFMAPNDSRVEIWGNELYGPKLEERIRISADNEDSTLVA from the coding sequence ATGGTTGAGTTTTCTTACAAAAATGAAGGAGCTAGAATGGTCGTTTTGAGATGTATTGGCCCATCAAATTTTTTTTTAGAGAGAGTTTTATTCCCAACTGACATTCTTACTTTTATGGCCCCAAATGATTCAAGAGTTGAAATCTGGGGAAATGAATTATATGGCCCTAAGTTGGAAGAGAGAATAAGAATTTCTGCTGATAACGAAGATTCGACTTTAGTTGCCTAG
- a CDS encoding kinase, giving the protein MKDLDIKFPLDKFERLIIDIGWESLDEWFNFWNNQRNILSIDQYWNNKVNDDWIWGLALPIFSQAYKFKNYFSDRKIIGISALPGTGKTTLGKWLEAISLKLNFKIAVISIDDFYLPSDEMKLAIKNNPWNVSRGFPGSHSVKLMHEKLLNWKINGELNVPVFDKSLRNGLGDRSHWRLDNPDLLILEGWFLGIKPYPIDINDPFINTMNLSPNESSYIYNIQNNLNEYLDIWTLIDKIWHLKPLKIEYMNSWKKDQEKEMFLQKGNALKDEKLSNFLRMLNVSIPHKSFDFINSYALLLIDQERNLIEAGLNL; this is encoded by the coding sequence ATGAAAGATTTAGATATTAAATTTCCTCTTGATAAATTTGAAAGATTAATTATTGATATTGGTTGGGAATCCTTGGATGAATGGTTCAATTTTTGGAATAATCAAAGAAATATTCTTTCAATCGATCAATATTGGAACAATAAAGTAAATGATGATTGGATTTGGGGTTTAGCTTTACCCATTTTTTCTCAGGCTTATAAATTTAAAAATTATTTTTCTGATAGAAAAATAATTGGGATCTCAGCGCTACCTGGTACAGGCAAAACAACACTAGGTAAATGGCTCGAAGCTATATCGTTAAAATTAAACTTCAAAATTGCGGTTATTTCAATTGACGACTTTTATCTCCCATCAGATGAAATGAAATTAGCAATTAAGAATAACCCTTGGAATGTTTCAAGAGGCTTTCCTGGTAGTCATTCAGTAAAATTAATGCATGAAAAATTATTAAATTGGAAGATAAATGGAGAATTAAATGTACCGGTTTTCGATAAATCTTTAAGAAATGGCTTAGGTGATAGATCTCATTGGAGATTAGATAATCCTGATTTATTAATTCTTGAGGGATGGTTTTTGGGAATAAAACCTTACCCTATTGACATAAATGATCCATTTATAAATACAATGAATTTGAGTCCTAATGAGTCTTCTTATATATATAACATCCAAAATAACCTAAATGAGTATTTAGATATTTGGACCTTAATCGATAAAATTTGGCACTTAAAGCCATTGAAGATTGAATATATGAATAGTTGGAAAAAAGATCAAGAAAAAGAAATGTTTTTACAGAAAGGCAACGCTCTTAAAGATGAAAAATTATCTAATTTCCTAAGAATGCTTAATGTCTCTATCCCTCATAAAAGTTTTGATTTTATAAATTCTTATGCGCTTTTATTAATTGATCAAGAAAGAAATTTAATTGAGGCTGGATTAAATTTATAG
- the yedP gene encoding mannosyl-3-phosphoglycerate phosphatase-related protein YedP, whose product MIGNSSIWVVSDVDGTLMDHSYDLSPAKETIKKLQKLSIPVILCTSKTASEVKVIRKELNLTDPYIVENGAAIYGESLKRVNGEIILGIKYESLEEILNFISIEIDYKLTPLNNLTDQEATQLTGLEGNSLNLMRDRHWSMPFLNPPGYLEEKINICCRKFNVDIFKGNRMSHLLSTNSNKGKAINALKEYSNIQNIEIIGLGDSPNDLPLLLNSDIKIVIPGIEGPNINLLDQLKDLEFILASEPNGYGWKNEINKLINKRELS is encoded by the coding sequence ATGATAGGAAATTCTTCTATTTGGGTAGTAAGTGATGTAGATGGTACTTTAATGGATCACTCATATGATTTATCACCTGCTAAAGAAACTATAAAAAAACTACAAAAATTATCTATACCCGTAATTCTTTGTACAAGCAAAACCGCTTCTGAAGTAAAAGTTATTAGAAAGGAACTTAACTTGACGGATCCTTATATTGTTGAGAATGGTGCGGCAATATATGGTGAATCTCTTAAAAGAGTAAATGGAGAAATTATTCTTGGAATAAAATACGAATCTCTAGAAGAAATCTTAAATTTTATTTCTATAGAAATTGATTACAAACTTACGCCTCTTAATAATCTCACTGATCAAGAAGCTACTCAGCTTACAGGTTTAGAAGGCAACTCTTTGAACTTAATGCGAGATAGACACTGGAGCATGCCTTTTTTAAATCCCCCAGGTTATTTAGAAGAGAAAATTAATATCTGTTGTAGAAAATTTAATGTTGATATTTTTAAGGGAAATAGAATGAGTCACTTATTATCTACAAATTCGAATAAAGGTAAAGCAATAAATGCTCTTAAAGAATATTCAAATATACAAAATATTGAAATTATTGGTTTGGGTGATTCTCCAAATGATTTGCCTCTACTATTAAACTCAGATATTAAAATTGTTATACCTGGAATAGAAGGACCTAACATAAATTTACTAGATCAATTAAAAGATTTGGAATTTATTTTAGCTTCTGAACCAAATGGATATGGTTGGAAAAATGAAATCAATAAATTGATAAATAAGCGAGAACTAAGTTAG
- the msrA gene encoding peptide-methionine (S)-S-oxide reductase MsrA: protein MFKFLRKIMNNEDVNFTNDSYSLHRILKTDIKKEPNIQEDEIIFGCGCFWGAEKCFWKLPGVVTTSVGYAGGQKNNPTYYEVCSGLTGHSEVVRVIWDKREIDISDLLKMFWECHDPTQKNRQGNDMGTQYRSAIYYTNDKNFKTILASKEQYQKELNKKNLGLIETEIKMIDAYFYAEKYHQQYLASAGSRQYCSASPTKVKLGVFTGSNYKLKDHIWENFNWEVDKCVLRSDNNPIKNNI from the coding sequence ATGTTTAAATTCCTTAGAAAGATCATGAATAATGAGGATGTAAATTTCACTAATGATTCTTATTCATTACATAGAATATTAAAAACAGATATTAAAAAAGAACCTAATATCCAAGAAGATGAAATAATTTTTGGATGTGGTTGTTTCTGGGGAGCTGAAAAATGTTTTTGGAAGCTTCCTGGAGTTGTAACAACTTCTGTAGGTTATGCTGGTGGGCAAAAAAACAATCCCACTTATTATGAAGTATGTTCCGGTTTAACTGGTCATTCAGAAGTTGTAAGAGTTATATGGGATAAAAGAGAAATAGATATAAGTGATTTATTAAAAATGTTTTGGGAATGTCATGACCCTACTCAAAAAAACAGGCAAGGTAATGATATGGGAACTCAATATAGATCAGCAATATATTACACAAATGATAAAAATTTCAAAACCATATTAGCCAGTAAGGAACAATATCAAAAAGAACTAAACAAAAAAAATCTTGGTTTAATTGAAACGGAAATAAAAATGATTGATGCATATTTTTATGCAGAAAAATACCATCAACAATATCTTGCATCAGCTGGAAGCAGACAATATTGTTCAGCTTCCCCTACAAAAGTTAAGTTAGGAGTTTTTACTGGAAGCAACTATAAATTAAAAGACCATATATGGGAAAACTTTAATTGGGAAGTTGACAAGTGCGTATTGAGATCTGATAACAATCCTATCAAGAATAACATTTAA